The nucleotide window ATCTTCCTGCAAACGTATTACCTAAAATGAAACCTTTGGTAAACGAAAAACCAAAACTCACTGCCTCCTATATAGATGAGAAACACAGAGAAATAGACTCTTTTTACAATAGAAACTGGCCTAACAATAGTATGAACGGTAGTTTTCTTGTTGCCAAAAACGGACAGATTATCTACGAAAAATATGAAGGTTATGCAAATCTTAGAGATAAGACTCCGATAACGGCCGACACTCCAATCCATATTGCATCTGTAAGTAAAGTGCTTACTGCAACAGCTGTTTTGAAATTGGTAAATGCCAAAAGAATAGATTTGGATAAAAAAGTTACAGATTATCTTAAAGAGTTTCCCTATCCGGAAGTAACGGTGAGAATGTTGCTTGATCACAGAAGCGGAATGCGTAATTATGCCTATTTTACAGATCGTGATAAAAGTGTTTGGGACAGACACAATACGCTGACCAACCAAGATATTTTGACCATTATGGGAACAAAAAACATTGGTTTGGAACAAAAAACAGGTACTCGATTTGCGTATTGCAATACCAATTATGCCATGTTGGCTTTGATTATCGAAAAAATTACCAAAATGTCGTACCGAAATGCAATGGCCGAAATTATTTTTAAACCACTTGGAATGACTCATACTTTTGTTCTTGATTTTGACAAAGACAAACATAATGTGGCACCATCCTACAAAGCCAACAGAGTTGAAATAGGCATTGATTATCTCGATAAAATTTATGGTGACAAAAACATTTACTCGACTCCAAGAGATTTGCTGAAATTTGACAGAGCTAGAAATTCACCTTCTTTTTTGGAACCTGATTTGTTAGCCCAAGTCTATACAGGATACAGTAATGAACGAAAAGGTACTAGAAATTACGGATTGGGTATCCGAATGATTAATTGGGAAAATGGCAAGAATTTTTATTACCATAACGGTTGGTGGCACGGTTTTACCTCATCATATATTCCTCTAAAAGATGAAAATGTGACGATAATTGCCTTATCCAATAAATTCAACCGAAGCACTTATGCGGTTAGAAAACTATCTGTACTGTTTGGGGATTATCCATTTAAGGTAAAAGATATTGAGTAGATTGCAGATTTTTGATTTTTGATTTCAAAATAAAGAATAAAGAATAAAGATGTTAGACTGTAGATTTTGCATTTTATCTTTGACCAGATTTGATATTGTAATTGATTATTGACATTGCCAATAAAATAAACTACATTTGCAGAATATTTGGAACTCCAATCCAATATAATAAATGGGGTCGACTGGTTTTGACAGCAAGTCGAATTGAAAAGTAAGCACGTCGAGAACTGGGATAATTCTCGCAAATAAAAGGTCTCAAACTTTTTACACGGCGAAGGAAACTACGCTCTTGCTGCATAATCTGAATTATAGTAAGATTAGCCTCGTCCTACAAGGTAGGAAAGCAGGATTTACCTCGAAAGCTTTGGTTTATAGCGGTCGATTAAGGTAAATCGTAAAGATAAACCTAGATTTCCACAAGCTTCGGGTGGGTTTCGAAAATTAAGAAGCTAAGCAAAGAGCGGTTGTTCCTGACCTAACTCAGCGTCGAAAATCCATTCAGGAAATAAGCGTGTAGAAAGCTCTTTAGTTGCTTGTTTGGACCCGGGTTCGATTCCCGGCGATTCCACAAATTCATTTTAAATGAAATCAAAAGCCTGTAAATCCTAAGATTTACAGGCTTTTTTGTATTTATGAATTTCGACCAAAAATACTTTAAAGCACTATAAAATAGTAGGTCTCAGAAAGTTTATTTGAAATCATTTTGCAAAACATATTTTATACAGTGATATTCGAATATTCAATTAATTTGTGCAATCCCTTTTTCAGTTAACTCTCCCAAGGCATCACTTTGGCCACACCTTGATTTCTCCATTCGCAGGTAATTCGAAAGGACCAGGAAAAGGATTGGTTACTTTACGTTTTTTGTCAAAGTAATCAGTATCAATGCGCAATGGAGTACCATCTCCGTTCTCGAACGTTTGTTGCGGAACAATAGCTTTACCAAGCATCTCCGAAGTTACAAGACGTCTCGTTTGTTCTGTCGACCACGCAGGGTTGGAAGAAAGACGGAGCCAGGCTTGCCCATCTCTGATTTCAATGGTAGGCTTGGGGTCAAAACTTGAGTCTAGCAGTGCTTTTGTCTCCTGTGTCGAAGGGAGGCTACCTTTAGTGAAGACATTTCCTTCCATCGCCATTGGCAGCGAAGTAGTATCGTAGTGTTTAAGCGTCGAGGGAGCGATGAATATATTGTTGATGAAACGATCATCTCCACTTCGGTTGTCGTATTGACCAACAATCGCTGTGCCATGAGGAACTAAATAGGGCGTTTTTCGTGGAAGCCAACGCTCGAAAGATGGATCGACTTTACGCATAAGGTTATGCACGAAAGCAGTTCCGTGGGCGGCATTGAAGACCGATTGGCCTGATAGGAGGATGTTGTTGGCAACGAGACAAGGACCGTGATTGACTTCAAGAAAAATATCTTGTCCGTCTCCCGCTTCGTAGAAACCTACTTTTCCAGAAGCTTTCGCTTGGTTATTGTGCATGAGATTACCCGTGATTTGAGTGCCTTGAGTCATCCAATCCAGATGCATGCCACGAAGACAGTGATGAATCCAGTTGTCACGAATGTAGGTGTCTACCGCACCATGAAATTTGATGCCCGCAATTTCCGCACCACCGTAGAGGTTCCGCACTGCAATATCGTGAATGTGATTGCGCTCGATAATACTAAAGGCGCCACCAAAAGCACCAACAATACCTACTTCGTCGCATTCTCGAATTTCATTGTTACGCACTAAGTGGTGACCGATGGAATCTTTGTTCCAGCCTTTCCCCAAAGCGCGTTCAATAGTCAAATTCCAATCCTTGTAACCAGGGCCGTTATTACCCCAATCATCACCGTACTTACCTAAAGACAAACCAGAACAGGCAGAGTTGCGAATGAGATTCTCCTCGATAACCCAACCTTTACTCCAGTTAGTTCCGATGATTGCTTTTTGCTCAATTGTAGGCGGAGCCCAGTTTGGTGCGGCATTTTGCAGGATAAAACCACGGACGGTAATATAGTTGATAAAGTTCTTTGTAGGATAGAAAACTGTCTGGCGAACATTTACCTCAACTTGAGATTGGTTTGGATTCTTGCCAGGAAACTGGGCGTGAACGATTGTATTTTCTGAACCGACCTCAGCGAAGAATAACGGATTACCCTCAGCTGGTTTGAGAACCCGATCAAGAGCTGTGGCCTCTTTGAGCCACTGATCATCAAGGTAGACTGAACCAGTGTGAGTTGTACGTTCCGGCGAGTGAAACCAATCTCCGGTTATCAAATCACCAAAAGGATTGTAGCCTCCGAAGAAGGTGTTTGGGATAACAGCTTTCCATGTATCATTTTGCTCCCTAGTCCAGCCAGTCACGGGTTCAGAACCAGTGATAATGACTTTTTCTCCCTTGGCTGCCTGATAGGTGATTCGCTTTGATGCAGATTCGCCACCACGCGGTGGAGCAACCGTTTCACGATAAATTCCTGTATGAACAGTTATTATATCTCCGGCCGCGGCTTTGTTGGCGGCAGCCATAATGGTTTTAAAAGGCTTTTTCAAAGAGCCTTCATTTTCATCACTTCCTTTCACAGACACGTGATATTCTTTGCCTTTAACATTACTAATCTTTCTCGAACTTTGTGCTACAACGGGAGATGTTATCAAGAATACAACAACAATAAGTCTCAGGGGATTTACCCAATCTATAATTTTTCTCATTTTATATGATTTATTTTAAAGGCAAGCCTTTTTCACTTTTATTAACAATCGCTTTTAACCACAACTCAGCAAAAGCATTCATACCGAAATCGGAAAAATGTACACCATCATATCTGTGAATAGCATGAATTAACGTATCGGTATCAGGACCTTGCAGTACGGCTTTATTTTCGTTGATAAACGATTGTTGCGCTTTTCGAATAACGTTATCTACACCCAATGGTTTGGTAGTCGCACCCGGATGATAAGAGGCAATCGATATATACAAATCTGCAGATTGCGTTTTTCGCAAGGTTTGCAAAATCATCGCAAGCTGTTCTTTATATAGTGCCTCAGAAGTGTTTTTGAGGTTATCTGTTTCTCCTTGATGCCAAAAGATATGGGTGAGTTGAATGTGTTGGCTTTCCAACATCTGAAGGGTTTCTTCCAGTTTTTTGGAACAACCACCACTTGTCCAGCAAGCGATTTCAGAACCACCCACTGCAATCGGAATAAAAATCACTTTTGTATAAAGACCTTTGTCAATCAACATGTCTCCTAATCGGGGCCATACACTTCCTTTATTTCCGGTGGCACCAAACAAGGGGTCTTTGGCAGCATATAATTTGCCCTTATAATAATTATAAACTGCAGCATTATGTGGCGTGTACGGATTTTGTCCATGGTTGGCCGCATTGGATTGCCCGAATGTGAGTGCAATCATTGTTTTGCCATCCTGTTGCAAATTAGCCATATTGACCAGCCTTGTTGTGTCAGCAGCAGTTGGTTCTTGTAATTGAGCATTTGCTTTGCTAAAAAAAGATGTAATAAAAACGAATACTAATAATATACGCATAAGATAGTTGGTTCTAATTTGGTAATTAATTTAAACATAAATATTTTGATTTTTTTTTTGTTAAAAATGAAAAACAATCTTAAAATTGATATTTTTATTCCACAACAGATAAACCATTAAAGACAAGCTATTTAACAAAAACCTATTTACCAGAAATGCTACCCCAATAATTAGTTCTCCCTTCTTGTTTCACAGCATTAACTTTCAGCGATAAATCATTTTTGTTTTTATATAAAATAACTTCTTCGCCTTTCTTAAGTTGAAAAGAATAATTGCCGTTCCCTAAATCCTTCAACTGTACATGGCCTTTAGCTTGTAGTTTTCCATCTATATTGGGATGAATAATACAAGGCTCTCCAACCAAGCTTTTTATTTTTACCCATTTTGTTTCACCACCTTTTCGCACTGCACTGATTAAAAATGCACCTTCGGTTCTTAAGTTTTCAAATGACAGATCTTTCCATGAAGATGGAACCGCAGGAAATACCCTGATCTTGTCACCCCAACTTTGTAATAACAACTCCTGAATAGAAGTGGCTGCGGCCAACGGAGTTTCGATCACTGGCCCTTCTTCTAAATACATGGTATTCGGTTTTGTATAGCCGAATAATTGATTCAGATAATCAAGTGCTATATCACCCTGTCCCATTACGGCATGTATTGATGCACTTCCCGTAAATGAAAATCCGGCAAATTCTGATTTTAGGCTAAGCCAATGTTGCAATGATTTTTCGATCAGCGGTCTATTTTCTGGTTGTTCCCAATTCATGATGCACAAAGGATGAATCATAAGCATATGTGAATAATGACGGTGCGATTTACTAAATGGCACATCCCTACCTATCATCAAACCATTTTCGTCCGTCGGGTAATCCGTTAGATTAATCAATACATCTTTCCATCGAGGAGCAAGACTGTCATTTGGGTTTATTTTTAATAAAGTTTCGCAACCCCAACGCAATAACGATAAATCGTAATTACAATCTCTAGTAGTTCCAGCGGGATATTCAGGCGAATAAGTATAAGGTAAATGCCATTTGCCATCCGCTTCTTTCGCCATCACATCTAAGTAATAATTGATACTTCCCTTTAACAATGGAAAAAGTTTTGCTTTTATACTTTCGTCCATAGTATAGCGATATTGTAGCCAATAATTATATAAACACCAGGTAAGATCACCAAGCTCGGGTTCACCTTCTGGACCGGTTACTTCACTTAATGGCTTCACTGTTACCGGGCTGTACAAATCCATTGTAGCTACACGACCCAATGCCAGTGCATTGTGTCGGTATGCTTCAGGTACATTCTTGCTCAAATTCTCTTTACCTGCATCAATCATTTGTACAAGCCCATTAGCTACATCCAACTGATTGGCTGCATAAAGCGGTGAATAAGTCAACTGAATATTTAGGTTAAACCAATAAGCAGGCCATGGTGTATACCGAAACCAAGGTCCCATCAAATCTAAAGCCGGCTTTCCCTCCCTAGTAGCCGATGCCAGTTTATATAATTGTATCCAATAAAAACTTTCCAGTTTTGAATCAGGTAGTGATATAAAACTCTGGGAATAATAATGATGCCACCATTGTCTGTGGATATTTAGCAATTGTTTTATATCCTTTTTGGTCACATTGTTTACAATTTGTGTAGCCTCATCTACCGAAGATTGCTTTCTGTTGATAGCGACTGATATATAGTACGTTTTGCTATTTGAGTTATTTTTTTCTGTCCATGCCGTAGTATAATCACCACCGGCAAGCATTGGCTGTTTGCAGTATTCGACCGCTCCGTCCTTTGCAAGAATAGCGGGTGGATTCGCTACATATCCTTTAGGAATAGGCCGGAATTTGAAGCGGCTGTTTATGGAAACTTCAGGGCAAAACAGCCACTGAAATTTTCTTTCACCTACACTCATCTTCGTTTCAAAAACAATCACATTCGTTTGTGAGAGTGTATAGGTTCTCCATTGAATCGTTCCTTTATCAGTTACAA belongs to Flavobacterium gilvum and includes:
- a CDS encoding serine hydrolase domain-containing protein, with amino-acid sequence MNLTKKTIILNLLLINILTGSCKKDIKQAENKEIKDADLPANVLPKMKPLVNEKPKLTASYIDEKHREIDSFYNRNWPNNSMNGSFLVAKNGQIIYEKYEGYANLRDKTPITADTPIHIASVSKVLTATAVLKLVNAKRIDLDKKVTDYLKEFPYPEVTVRMLLDHRSGMRNYAYFTDRDKSVWDRHNTLTNQDILTIMGTKNIGLEQKTGTRFAYCNTNYAMLALIIEKITKMSYRNAMAEIIFKPLGMTHTFVLDFDKDKHNVAPSYKANRVEIGIDYLDKIYGDKNIYSTPRDLLKFDRARNSPSFLEPDLLAQVYTGYSNERKGTRNYGLGIRMINWENGKNFYYHNGWWHGFTSSYIPLKDENVTIIALSNKFNRSTYAVRKLSVLFGDYPFKVKDIE
- a CDS encoding sialate O-acetylesterase, translated to MRILLVFVFITSFFSKANAQLQEPTAADTTRLVNMANLQQDGKTMIALTFGQSNAANHGQNPYTPHNAAVYNYYKGKLYAAKDPLFGATGNKGSVWPRLGDMLIDKGLYTKVIFIPIAVGGSEIACWTSGGCSKKLEETLQMLESQHIQLTHIFWHQGETDNLKNTSEALYKEQLAMILQTLRKTQSADLYISIASYHPGATTKPLGVDNVIRKAQQSFINENKAVLQGPDTDTLIHAIHRYDGVHFSDFGMNAFAELWLKAIVNKSEKGLPLK
- a CDS encoding glycosyl hydrolase family 95 catalytic domain-containing protein, which encodes MINKLAKSGSIILSIFLIQTSIAQIKTGIDWKNFLSRNDMVYNTLTTKWEEGVFTGNGLLGTMLYMKDDNTLRLEIGRTDVIDGRDRSRMPIGHFELKPEGKILKNTARLDLWNAEANGTIVTDKGTIQWRTYTLSQTNVIVFETKMSVGERKFQWLFCPEVSINSRFKFRPIPKGYVANPPAILAKDGAVEYCKQPMLAGGDYTTAWTEKNNSNSKTYYISVAINRKQSSVDEATQIVNNVTKKDIKQLLNIHRQWWHHYYSQSFISLPDSKLESFYWIQLYKLASATREGKPALDLMGPWFRYTPWPAYWFNLNIQLTYSPLYAANQLDVANGLVQMIDAGKENLSKNVPEAYRHNALALGRVATMDLYSPVTVKPLSEVTGPEGEPELGDLTWCLYNYWLQYRYTMDESIKAKLFPLLKGSINYYLDVMAKEADGKWHLPYTYSPEYPAGTTRDCNYDLSLLRWGCETLLKINPNDSLAPRWKDVLINLTDYPTDENGLMIGRDVPFSKSHRHYSHMLMIHPLCIMNWEQPENRPLIEKSLQHWLSLKSEFAGFSFTGSASIHAVMGQGDIALDYLNQLFGYTKPNTMYLEEGPVIETPLAAATSIQELLLQSWGDKIRVFPAVPSSWKDLSFENLRTEGAFLISAVRKGGETKWVKIKSLVGEPCIIHPNIDGKLQAKGHVQLKDLGNGNYSFQLKKGEEVILYKNKNDLSLKVNAVKQEGRTNYWGSISGK
- a CDS encoding right-handed parallel beta-helix repeat-containing protein, whose product is MRKIIDWVNPLRLIVVVFLITSPVVAQSSRKISNVKGKEYHVSVKGSDENEGSLKKPFKTIMAAANKAAAGDIITVHTGIYRETVAPPRGGESASKRITYQAAKGEKVIITGSEPVTGWTREQNDTWKAVIPNTFFGGYNPFGDLITGDWFHSPERTTHTGSVYLDDQWLKEATALDRVLKPAEGNPLFFAEVGSENTIVHAQFPGKNPNQSQVEVNVRQTVFYPTKNFINYITVRGFILQNAAPNWAPPTIEQKAIIGTNWSKGWVIEENLIRNSACSGLSLGKYGDDWGNNGPGYKDWNLTIERALGKGWNKDSIGHHLVRNNEIRECDEVGIVGAFGGAFSIIERNHIHDIAVRNLYGGAEIAGIKFHGAVDTYIRDNWIHHCLRGMHLDWMTQGTQITGNLMHNNQAKASGKVGFYEAGDGQDIFLEVNHGPCLVANNILLSGQSVFNAAHGTAFVHNLMRKVDPSFERWLPRKTPYLVPHGTAIVGQYDNRSGDDRFINNIFIAPSTLKHYDTTSLPMAMEGNVFTKGSLPSTQETKALLDSSFDPKPTIEIRDGQAWLRLSSNPAWSTEQTRRLVTSEMLGKAIVPQQTFENGDGTPLRIDTDYFDKKRKVTNPFPGPFELPANGEIKVWPK